One window from the genome of Halomicrobium zhouii encodes:
- a CDS encoding restriction endonuclease, producing MNRSEAVQELMKRNYEVDPLQFEHLCKLVIEEIERPEGIETTRRSKDGGIDVRGFVGGKLYNGEFGVQVKQYDSKVSSGAVRGLAGSLQSGGCRFGTLITTSSFTSDAIAEVNDTDSFSLELIDGEELAELMLDNELGVKQQPGEDSEEYIIDPEFWGRFEKFSGDLIPSWQVPQADSDFILGLTLTAVKNGVRYKPEIAEYLARETEDNWTPRQADYYTTAGQILGYLEEGKSNEDSLDMRRWSLTEAGDEYVSLRSTGKEELASDHLAQRISRVDIIEEIVSEVKEEYKIPRSRVEEIIRENTEVTGTTVRRRTSTVGKWLGRHPDVKRMESGMVWFEYYKMDLTDF from the coding sequence ATGAACCGATCCGAAGCAGTTCAAGAATTAATGAAGCGAAATTATGAGGTTGATCCCTTGCAATTTGAACATCTCTGTAAGTTAGTTATTGAGGAGATCGAAAGACCAGAAGGAATCGAAACAACTCGGCGTAGCAAGGATGGAGGGATTGATGTTCGAGGGTTTGTCGGTGGAAAGCTCTATAATGGTGAGTTTGGGGTTCAAGTGAAGCAATACGACAGTAAAGTTTCGTCGGGAGCCGTAAGAGGTCTTGCTGGGTCCCTTCAGAGCGGCGGATGTAGATTTGGGACGCTAATCACTACTTCTTCTTTTACATCGGATGCGATTGCAGAAGTAAATGATACTGACAGTTTCTCTCTAGAATTGATAGACGGTGAGGAGCTTGCCGAGCTGATGTTGGACAATGAACTTGGCGTTAAGCAGCAGCCTGGGGAGGATAGTGAGGAATACATTATCGATCCAGAATTTTGGGGCCGGTTCGAAAAATTCTCTGGAGATTTGATTCCTTCCTGGCAAGTCCCACAAGCAGACTCGGACTTCATTCTTGGATTAACGCTTACGGCGGTTAAAAATGGAGTCCGATATAAACCCGAAATTGCCGAATATTTAGCCCGGGAAACTGAGGACAATTGGACACCCCGTCAAGCAGATTATTATACTACGGCAGGGCAGATCTTGGGGTACTTGGAAGAAGGAAAATCCAATGAAGATAGTCTTGATATGCGTAGGTGGAGTCTTACAGAAGCAGGGGATGAATATGTCTCGCTTCGATCAACTGGAAAGGAAGAATTGGCCTCTGACCATCTTGCCCAACGCATTAGCAGGGTAGATATCATCGAAGAAATTGTATCTGAAGTGAAAGAAGAGTACAAAATCCCAAGATCAAGGGTAGAAGAAATCATTCGTGAAAATACTGAGGTGACAGGAACCACAGTACGGAGGCGAACTAGCACCGTTGGTAAATGGCTTGGTCGCCATCCAGATGTGAAACGAATGGAATCTGGGATGGTCTGGTTTGAATACTACAAGATGGATCTCACTGACTTCTAG